The nucleotide window CTTCAGGTGAGGCGCGGGTTTGGCAGGCGATGGGAGCGACGGCCATCGCTGGCGGCGGCGCGCTGCTCCTCGCCACTGTAAAGCTCTACGGCGTGGTCTACGCGGACCCGTCGGCGCTGGCTATTGGCCTTGCCGCCTCGTTCGTGATGCTGGCCGGAATCTCCGGCTTTCTGGCGGGGAGGGTGCTGCACTCGGTCTCCGGTGGCGAGACCCATCGCGAGGCCATGCTGTGGCGCTTCCTGGCGGGAGTGGCGGTGGGCGCCGGCGCGGTGGCAGTCACCTTGGCATGGAAGGAGTCCGAGGGCAAGGTGCCGACGCTCGACCACCTGGCCATGGGCCTGGCCGGCTCGTTCATGACCATGGTGGGAATCCTGGCGCTGCTGGCGCAGCGCGTGATGCACCATGTCACGGAACAGCGGAAGGCGGCGAAGGGGTAGCGAGGGCGGGATGCCCCCGCGGCAGCCGACGAGACGCCGGCGGTACTACTCCACCGTTACTGACTTGGCGAGGTTTCTGGGCTGGTCCACGTCGCAGCCGCGGCGGACGGCGATGTGGTAGGCCAACAGCTGCAAGGGCACGATCTCCAGAATAGGCAGCAGCAGCTCCGGCGCGGGCGGAACGTGGATGACGCGGTCCACCGACTCGCGGATCTCCTCATCGCCCTCGGTGGCGATAGCGATCACAGTCCCCGAGCGCGCCTTCACTTCCCTGATGTTCGACAGGGTCTTCTCGTAGCGCACCATGGAGCCGGGGTCGGCCTCGTCGCGCGTGGCCAGCACCACCACTGGCAGGTTCTCGTCAATGAGGGCATTGGGACCGTGCTTCATCTCGCCCGCGGGATAGCCCTCGGCGTGGATGTAGGAGATCTCCTTGAGCTTGAGCGCGCCTTCGAGGGCGATGGGGTAGTGGATGCCGCGGCCGAGGAAGAGGAAGTCCTGGGCGCGGAAGTATTCCTTGGCCAAGTCCTCGCACTCCTCGTCGCGCGCCAGCAGCGCTTCGAGCTTGCCCGGAAGCTTGGTGAGCTCGGTAATCAGGACCTTCGCCTGCTCCCCCGTGAGCACACCTCGGATCTCGGCCAGATAGAGCGAGAAGAGGAAGAGCGCGGTGAGCTGCGCTGTGAAAGCCTTGGTGGAGGCGACGCCGATCTCCGGTCCGGCGTGGGTGTAGATGGTGCCGTGGGCCTCGCGGGCGATCATGGAGCCCACCACGTTGCATATGGCCAGGGTCTTGGAGCCTTTGGCCTTGGCTTCGCGCTGGGCGGCGATGGTGTCCGCCGTCTCGCCGGACTGGGTGATGAGCAGGGTGATGGTGTCGGCGGCGGTGATGGGGTCGCGGTAACGGTACTCGCTGGCGTAATCCACCTCGACGGGGACGCGTGCCAGGCGCTCGATCATAAACTTACCGGCCAGCGCGGAGTGCCAACTAGTACCGCAGGCGGCGATGTGCACCTTCTTTAGGGAGCGGAACTCGGCCTCGGTGATTTCCATCTCCTCCAGGAAGACCTTGCCGGTATCGAGCGAGACGCGGCCCAGGGTGGTATCACGCACCGCGCGCGGCTGCTCGTAAATCTCCTTGAGCATGAAGTGCTTGAAGCCGCCCTTCTCGGCCATGATGGGGTCCCAGGTGATGTGCTGCACCTGGCGCACGATGGGCTGGCCCTGGAAGTCGGTGAGCTGCACGCCCGAGGGGGTGATGACGGCCAGGTCGCCGTCGGCGAGGAAAAAAACATCGCGGGTGTGGTAGAGGATGGCGGGGATGTCGGAGGCGACGAAGTACTCGTCCTTGCCCAGGCCGATGACCGCCGGGGGCCCGTTGCGCGCGGCCACGATCTTGTTGGGCTCGTCGGCGGAGATCACCGCCAGCGCGAAGACGCCGGTGAGCTCCCGCACCGTCTTGCGCACCGCCTCTTCCAGCGGGTTCTGGGGGCCGTCCTTCTTGCCGACCAGATACTTTTCCACCAGATGGGCGATGACCTCGGTATCGGTCTCGGTGACGAACTTGTGGCCTTCCTCGCGCAGCTTCTTCTTGAGCGTGAGGTAGTTCTCGACGATGCCGTTGTGCACGACCACCACCTGGCCGGTGCAGTCGCGGTGAGGATGCGCGTTCTCTTCGCTGGGGCGGCCGTGGGTGGCCCAGCGCGTGTGCCCGATGCCGTAGGTGCCGTCGAGCGGCTTGAGACGGATGGCCTCTTCCAAGTTGCGCAGCTTGCCCTCGGCCCGGCGGATCTGCAGGCCCTTGCCGTTGCCCGCCACGGCGATGCCGGCGGAGTCATACCCGCGGTACTCCAGGCGCTTCAGGCCCTCCAGGATGACCGGGACCACCCGCTTCTTGCCGACGTATCCGACGATGCCGCACATGGTGAGTTACTTCCTATCATCCATTGGATTCACCACGGAGGCACGGAGACACAGAGAAATCGACTTGGCTCCGTGTCTCCGTGGTGATCTCAGTCCTCAATACGGTACGTGAATTCCTCGATCACCGGGTTGGTGAGCACCTCACGCGCGATGCGCTCGACCTCGGCCACGGCCGCCGTCTTGTCCAGCCCGCCGTCGAGGGTCAACTCGAAGTACTTGCCCTGGCGGACGTCCTCGACCGCCTTGTGCCCCATCTTCTGGAGGGCGCCCTGGATGGTCTTGCCCTGGGGGTCGAGCACGGTCTTCTTCAGGGAGACGTAAACAAAGGCCTTCATGGCGATGGAAAATTATACGCCGGGGAGAGGCTACAGCCCGAACAGCTCCCGCAGCCGCTTGGTTTGCGCGCGGGATACGGGGATTTCGGTCTGCTTCTTGTCGTCCATGCGCAACTGGTAGCTGGACTTGAACCAGGGCACCACTTCCTTGATGCGGTTGATGTTCACCAGGAACGACCTGTGGGCGCGCCAGAAGAGGTTGGGATCGAGCGAGGCCAGCAGCTCCTCGAGGGTGCGGCAGTTGGACTGGCCATCCAAGCTGGCGGCGACCATGGTGATGACGCCGTCTTCGATGGAAGCGAAGCAGATGTCTTTCTGGTCCACCAGGATGAGCCGCCCGGCCGATTTGAGCAGTACCTTGGTGTTCTGCGGCTTCTGGGCTTCGAGCAGCTTCATGAGCGATTCCAGACGCTCGGCGGGCGCGGCGTCCGAATGCAGGTTCTTGCGCGCCCTCTGCACCGACAGGATGACCCGCTTCTTGTCGAAGGGCTTGAGCAGGTAGTCCACCGCGTTGACCTCGAAGGCCTTGACGGCGTACTGGTCGAAGGCGGTGGCAAAGACGATTTGGGGCAGCGGCACCTTGCGGTCCACCAGGCGCTTGATGACGCCGAAGCCGTCCAGGCCGGGCATCTGCACGTCGAGGAAGACGACGTCGGGCGAGTGCTCGCGGATGAGGCTGACGGCCTCCATGCCGTTCTTGCCCTGGGCCACGACGTCCACGTCGCCCACGGACTTCAGCAGGAAGGCGAGCTCGTCGCGCGCCAACTGCTCGTCGTCGACAATCACTGCGGAGAGAGGCATCTTTCCTCGCGCTCGATCAGATTTTCCAGTATGGGCCCGCCGTTACCGGGCGTCAATCCTTGTGCGGCGCCAAAGCTGGGTCTCCGCCCGTGTGCATGGCCGCCAGGCGCTGCCGCACTTGGCTGAGCTCGTAGAGGTCCGGGTCGGCGGAGGCCCAGAGGCGCTCCGCGGTCTGGAACTCGGTCCGCGCCGTGGCCATGTCGCCCTTCTGTCCCGCCACCCAGGCCTTGGCATAGTGTCCGCCGGCGTAGTTGGCGTCGAACTTCAGCATGGCCTCGGCGGCGTGCGCGGCCAGATCCCACTTCTGCATTCCGCGCGCCTCTTCCGCGACCAGTTGCATCAGGAAGAGCGCGGCGGTGGCGTCGGCGTTGTTGAAGCCCTCGCCCGCCTTGTCGAGCAGCTGCTTGATCGCGGCCTCGCCTTCCGGCTTGCCGGAGCGGAGCGCAAGCTCAGCCTTCAGCAGGCTCATCTCGAATACCGGCATCTGGCGCGGATGGGGGAGCAGCGGCTCGGCGCTGACCTCTTCGATGTTCGCGGACTCCTTCTCCGCCGCGTCCAGCTCGGCTTGCGCCTGCGCCATCTGATTCATGCGCAGGTAGGCGCGGCCGGCGAGGATATGTCCCATGGTGCGGCCCAGCGGCCAGCGGCCGTGGGCGAGCTTCTCGGCGGCTGCAAGCGCCTCCTGCGCGCGCCCGCGCTCCAGCAGGAACTCCGGCCACTTGGACTGGTAGCCCTCCCACAGGGAAGCCGAGGGCGGCACAGCGAAGGCCTGGCGCCAGAGTTCCTCCGCCTGCTTCATCTGGCCCATGTAGGCGCGGGAGATGGACATCAGGTCGAGGTTGTGGATGTGGTGCCAGTCATACTTCACGTCGATGTGCTCTTCGCGGTAGTAGGCCTGTTCGATGTCTTCCGCCTTCTGGAACTGCCGCACGGCTTCGTCGTTGCGGTTCACCTTCTGCAGGTCGTGACCGTACATGTGCTGCGCGTGCGCGATGGCGGGTGTGACGCGCGCATAGATCTCGCCGTGCTTCACCGCTTCTTCCGGATTGCCCAGGCTCTCGTAGTTGTGGACCAGGTAGTGGTGGGCGGCAGGATTGTCGGGCTGCAGCTGGACTACGCGGTCATAGAAGGCGACGGCGGTGGCCAAGCCGCGCTGTCCGCGGCCACTGGCCTGGCTCTCCTCGGCGTTGCCGCGGATGAGCAGCAACTCGATGTCCTTGGGACGCTTCACCAGCGCGGCGTCAATCGCCTGGCGGTAGGCCGCGAGCTTCTCCTGGTTGTCGAGGTCGGCGATGGCGTCCAGTTGCTGCGCGCGCAGCTCGACACGCTGCTTCTCCCAGTCCGCGGCGTGCGTCAAGTGCTCGCGCGCCTTCTGGATGGCGGTGCGCGCCGCCTGCGGGTCCGTCAGGCCGGAATATGTCCGGCTGAGGCCGACGTAGGCCAGGGCCATCTCCGGATCGAGCCGCAGCGCCTGGTGGAAGGAACGCGCCGCCTCGATCCAAACGTAAGAGTGCAGGTACGCCATGCCCTGGTCGTAATACGCCTGCGCTTCCTTGGACGAGGTGGTCACCGCTTCGTGCACCGGGCCGAGGCCCGTGCGCAAGGGCAGCGGACGCTCCAGGATCTCCGGCGGAACCCAGTCGGTGGACTCGGGGTCGGAGATGGCGGGCTGGCCGGAAGCCGGTGTCGCATGGTGCTCATGCTGCGCCAGCGCCGGGATTCCCAGGGCCAAAAGAAGGGAAAGTAGAAGCCAGTGTCTACGCATGGGTGCCTCCAGGGAGGGTCTTGGGAAAGGACACTATAACGCGGATTCGAGTGCCAACGCCACGCCCATGCCGCCGGAGACGCAGAGCGTGGCCACGCCGCGCTTCGACTTGCGCTTGAGCATCTCGTGGATGAGGGTCACGGCAATGCGGGCGCCGGTGCAGCCGATGGGATGGCCGAGGGCGATGGCGCCGCCGTTGACGTTGAGCTTGTCGCGGTCCATGTGCAGCTCGCGGTCGCAGGCCAGCACCTGCGCGGCGAAGGCCTCGTTCAGCTCGATCAGGTCGAAGCCCGAGAGCTTGAGGCCGTGCTTCTCTTCCATCTTGCGGAGCGCCGGCACCGGCCCGATGCCCATGGTGCGCGGGTCCACGCCCGCCGAGGTCACCGCCAGCACACGGGCCAGCGGCTTCAGGTTGTTCTTCTTGACCAAGGCTTCGCCGGCCAGCACGAGAGCGGCGGCGCCGTCGGTGATGCCGGAGGAGTTGCCGGCGGTGACGCTGCCGGTCTTCGAAAACACAGGCGAGAGCTTGGCCAATTTTTCCATGGTGACGCCGACGAAGGGGTGCTCGTCGCGGCTGAAGACGGTGGCGCCCTTCTTGCCCTCGATGGTCACCGGCGCGATCTCGGCCTCGAACCGGCCCGCCTGGATGGCTGCCTCGGCGCGCTTCTGGGAGCAGAGCGCGAACTGGTCCTGCTCGTCGCGCGCAATCTTGTACTGCTCGGCTAGGATCTCGGCGGTCTCGCCCATCACCATCTTCGACATGGGACAGAAAAAGCCGTCGCGATACATGCCGTCCACCAGCTCCTGATGGCCCAGGCGGTATCCCCAGCGCGCGCCGTCGAGATAGTAGGGCAGGCGCGACATGGATTCGGTCCCGCCGGCGAGCACGCACTCCAGGTCGCCGTTGCGGATTTCTTCGAAGCCTAATGCGATGGCTTTCATCCCCGAGGCGCACGCCTGATTGACGGTGTAGGCCGGAACTTCCTTGGGGACGCCGGCGCGGATGGAAACCTGCCGCGCGGGATTGGGCCCGCCGCCCGCCTGGCGCGCGTTGCCGAAGATGGTTTCTTCGACCTGCTCGGCGCGGATCCCGGCGCGCTCCAGCGCGGCCTTGGCCGCGACCACGCCGATATCCACGGCGGTGAGCGAGGCCAGCGAGCCGCCGAACTTGCCGATGGGCGTGCGCACGGCCGAAATGATGAAGACGTCTCCCACTCGCGCCTCCGAAGTTATTCAGTCTAACAAATGGCAACGCCGGCCCCCGCGAGTGAATCTAAAATGATTCCGCCATGGCCACCGCCCGCTCGTCCTTCTGTAGCCGCGCCAACTTCGTTGACCGGCTCTACTTTGGATACTTCATCGGCCTGGGGCTGGCGATCGTCGTGTTGCGCCATCGCGTTCCCGCCTGGCCGGAGTATCTGGCCGTACACGTGCTGTGCCTGTTCTTCATCGCCCTGCTGATGTTCACCGCCGCTCGCTCGCGCCTGGCGCGCTTTCTGCACGACTGGTATCCGCTGCTGATCTTCATCGTGTGCTTTGAAGAGGTCGCCCGGCTCTCCTTCCTGGTCCGCGACGGCTGGCAGGACGCCTGGTTCCTCGGCCTGGAGGCGCGCCTCTTCTCGGTTCCGCCCACGGTTTGGCTCAGCCGCTTTGCCTCGACTCTTTTTACCGAACTGGTGGAGCTCGGCTACTTCTCCTATTTCCTGCTGACCATGATCGTAGGCGGCGTCCTCTACAGGCGCGCGGCGAAGGCTCCCTTTCACCGCCTGATGGCCACCACCGTGGTCAGCTACTTCCTCTGCTATGCCGTCTTCCTCACCCTCCCGACCGAAGGGCCGAGGCACACCCTGGCTGCGCTGCACACGGTCCCGCTGCCCGGAGGTCCGTTCCACTGGCTGGTGCTGCTGATCCAGAGGCACGCAGGCGTGCACGGCAACGCCTTTCCCAGCTCGCACGTCTCGGCTGCCGTGGTCGCCCTCATTTATGCCTGGCGATATGCGCGGCGGCTGGGCGCCGCGCTCACGCCGCTGGTGATCCTGTTGTGCATTGGCGCGGTGTACGACCGCTACCACTACGCCTCGGACATCGCGGGCGGCATGGCCGTGGCCCTGCTCGCGGAGGTGATGGTTCTGGGCTTGAGCAGAAGTCCGTCCCTCGCCCGCCTGATCGAAAGCGGAGCAGCGTCAGCCGCGCATTCAATCCCTCGATGAATCAATTACACTCTGTCTTATGGACGTGATCTACGGCATCCACGCCGTCGAAGAAGCGCTGAAGGCGCGCGGGCGGGCCTTCGAATACGTGGGCGTGGCGCGGGAGCGGAAGGATTCGCGGGTGCAGCGCATCGTCGAGGACTGCCGCGCCGCGGGCGTGGCCGTGCGCTTCCTGCCGCGCGAGCAAGTGGACCGGCTGGCGGGGAACGCGGCACATCAGGGGGTGGTGGCGGTGGCCTCGGCCAAGTCTTATTCCGACATCGAGGAAGTGCTGGCGCACCGCCGCGGCGAGCACGCCTTCCTGGTCGTCCTGGACGGCGTGGAAGACCCGCACAACCTGGGCGCAATCCTCAGGACGGCGGACGCCGCCGGCGCCGACGGCGTGGTGATTCCCGAGCGGCGAGCGGTGGGCGTGACCGCCACCGTCGCTAAAGTTTCCGCGGGCGCCAGCGAGCACCTGCCGATTGCGCGCGTGACCAACGTCTCCCGCACACTCGAGGAGCTCAAGTCGCGCGACGTGTGGACGGTCGGGCTCGATGAGCGCGCGCCCCAGCCCTACGACCAGCTCGACTACAAGATGCACTGCGCGTTGGTGCTGGGCGCCGAAGGCAAGGGCATGCACGAACTGGTGCGCAAGCGCTGCGACTTCCTGGTCTCCATCCCCATGTTGGGGAAGGTGCCGTCGCTTAACGTTTCGGTGGCGGCGGCGGTGGTGATGTACGAGATGGCGCGCCAGCGACGGGCTGGGAAGGTCGATTCACCACGGAGACACGGAGGCACGGAGGCTACGGAGTAACCCTTGAAGAGGCCTTTCTGAAAACTAGCAACTGCCAACTGACGACTCTTCTCCGCGCCCTCTGCCTGCTCTGCGTTCTCTGCGGTTCAGTCTTTTCCCGCGCGCTGGACCGCGAGGCCTTCACCTTCACCCGCTACGAGCTGGAGGTCCGGGTGGCGCCCGCGCGCCAGTGGCTGGAGGCCAAAGGACGGATCACTCTGCGGAACGACTCGGCGGAGCCGCAGCGCGTTGCCACTTTGCAGATCTCCTCCAGCCTGGACTGGACCTCGATCCGCGCCGCTGGCCAGCCGGTGCAATTCCTCACTCAGTCCTACACCTCGGACGTGGACCACACTGGCAGCCTCTCGGAAGCGCTGGTGACGTTGCCGCAGCCGGTTGCGCCGGGGCAGACGGTGGAGCTGGAGGCCGCCTACGCGGGGATCATCCCCGCGGATTCCACGCGGCTGCGGCGCATCGGAGCGCCCGCCGCCTTGGCCGCGCGCAATGACTGGGACCAGATCGGCGATTCCTTCACCGCCGTGCGCGGCCTGGGTTACGTTGCGTGGTATCCGGTGGCGCTCCAGGCCGCGTCGTTTTCCGAGGGCAACGAGGTTTTCGAAGCCATCGCGCGCTGGCAGGAGCGCCACGCCACGTCCGAGGCGCGGATGAATTTCTGCGTACAGCATGAAGTCCCCACGCCCGACGAGGCCTGGCCCCTGATGAACGGAGAGGAAATGGCAGGCGAGCCGGCGCCTGCGCCGGCGGCGGGCGCCCGGACCACCGCACAGGGCCGTCCCGCCTGCCGGCGTTACCGGTTCGCATCGCTGCGCTTCACCAACCCTGCGTTTGCGGTGGGGAAGTACTCGACCTTGAGCCAGCCGCCGGTGGAGGTGGACTACCTCCCCGGCCAGCGGCAGACTGCCGCAGAGTACGCCGGCGTCGTCCCGGCGGTGGAGCCTCTGGTGACGGATTGGTTCGGGCCGCTCCATGGGAAGCTCCGGATCGTCGCGCTGGACAAGCCGGACGCGGAGCCGTATGAAAGCGGCGCAGTGCTCTTCGCTCCGCTGGGAGCAGCGGAGCGCAAGTCGCTGGAAGTGGCGCTGGCGCACTCGCTCACCCACGCCGCGCTCGATTCTCCGCGACTATGGATCGAGGAGGGCGCGGCGCACTTCGCGCAGGCGCTTGCGGTCGAACGGCAGGGCGGCCGCGCTACAGCGGTCGCCTACATGGAGAAACAGCGCCCGGCGCTGGTGGAGGCGGAAGCCACGGCCACGGCTCCTTCCGCCCCCAGCGCAGCGCCCGAAGCTCCCGCTGCGGCGCAGTCGCTCATCAACTCCGCGGATGCAGTCTTCTACCGCACCAAGGCCATGTACGTTTTTTGGATGCTGCGCGACCTGCTGGGTGACGCTGCTCTCCAGCGCGCGCTCAAAAACTACCGTGCCGCCGACGACAAAACGCCCGCCTACCTGCAAACCCTGGCTGAGGCGGAGGCGAAGAAGAGCCTGGAGTGGTTTTTCGACGACTGGGTGTACCGCGACCGCGGGCTGCCCGACTTCCGCGTCGCCGCGGTGTACTCACGGCCAACGCTCAAGGGCTCCTACGGGGTGACCGTAACGGTTGAGAACCTGGGCGGCGCCGGCGCCGAGGTCCCGGTGTTCGCGCGCGGCGAGCACGGACAGGTTTCGGAGCGCGTCCTTGTCCCCGCCCATGGCAAGGGCGTAGCCCACCTGCTGATTCCCGAAAAGCCCAAGGAAGCCAGCGTCAACGACGGCAGCGTTCCGGAGTCCGATTTAAGCAACAACTCTGCTCCCGTGCCGGAAAAGCAGGAGTAAGCTTTGTGGTCGAATACAATTCCTCTGCTCTGAGAACTGAGGACGGATGCCCTACATTCAATTTCTTGGCGCGGCGGGAACGGTCACCGGCTCGAAGCATCTCATCAACACGGCGGCGCCGGGGCAGACGACCGGCGGCTTCCAGGCGCTGATCGATTGCGGACTCTTCCAGGGACTGAAGGAATGGCGCGAGCGCAACTGGCAGGACACTCCCATTCCCGCGCGCGAGATCGACGCCGTCATCCTGACGCATGCGCACCTCGACCACTCGGGCTGGATCCCGCGGCTCATCCAGGAAGGCTTCGCCGGGCCCATCTATGCGACGCCGGCGACCATCGACCTGTGCAGCATCCTGCTGCCGGATTCGGGCCACCTGCAGGAGGAAGAAGCCGATTTCCACAATCAGAACAAGTCGTCGAAACACTCGCCGGCCTTGCCGCTCTACACCCGCGAGCAGGCGGAGCAGAGCCTGTCGCGCTTTCAGCCAGTCGGTTTCGGCGAGACGAAGACGCTCGCGCCCGGACTCTCGTTCCGTTTTCACCGCGCGGCGCACATCCTGGGCTCGGCCATGGTCGAGTTGACGCTCGAGTCGCCAACCGGCCCGCGCACGCTGCTGTTCACCGGCGACGTCGGCCGAGTGCACGACTCCGAGACCGCGCCGGGCAAGGTGGTGGTCTCGGGGCCGGAGACGGTCGAGAACGTCGACCTCATGGTGATGGAATCCACCTATGGCAACCGGCTGCATCCGACTTCGGACCCGCGTCCGGAGCTGGCCAAGCTGGTGCGCACCGCGGTGGAGCGCGGCGGCACGGTCGTCGTGCCCGCCTTCGCCGTCGAGCGCACGCAGAAATTCCTCTTCATGCTGAAGGAGCTGATGGAAGCGGGCGAGATCCCGCGCGTCCCCGTGCACGCCGACAGTCCGATGGCGATTAAAGCGGTGGAGGTCTTCCTAAAGTACTCCGAGGAGTTCAGCCCGCACACGCGCGAGCTGATCGCGCGCTTCGGCTCACCGCTCGAGTGGCAGGACTTCTTTTTCGACCGCACAACAGAAGAGTCGAAGAAGCTGAACGATTCGGCGTATCCGGCGGTGATCATTTCTTCGAGCGGGATGGCGACCGGCGGGCGCGTTTTGCATCACCTGATGCATCGGCTGCCGGACCCGCGCAATCTGGTGCTCTTCATCGGTTTCCAGGCGCCGGGAACGCGTGGCGCCATCGTCAAGAGCGGCGCGGCTTCGGTGCGCATCTTCTCGCAGGAGATTCCCATTCGCGCGCAGGTGGCGGCGCTCGAACAGTTCAGCGACCACGCCGACACTCCCGAGCTGCTGGAGTGGCTGGGGACGTTCAAGAAAGCGCCGCAGGTCGCCTACCTGGTGCACGGCGAGCCGGCAGCGTCGTCGCGACTGCGGTTGGCCATGACCTCCGCGCTCGGCTGGAAGGTGGAGGTCGCCGAATGGATGCAGAAGGTGGAGGTGCGGTGAGGGAGCTCAGTGCGAGGAAGTGAAGGCGACAAGAGCCGCGAGCTTCGCGCGCGCTGCGCCTGAGTCAATCGCCTGCGCCGCCAGCGACAAGCCTTCGGCGATGGTCTTCGCCATGCCGGCAACCACCAGCGCCGCCGCCGCGTTCAGCCGCACGACGTCTCGCCGCGGTGACATCCTGCCGCCCAGCACTTCGCGCACGATGGCGGCATTCACGGCAGCGTCGCCGCCGGCCAGGTCGCCGGGCTTGACGCGTTTCAGGCCGAACTCCTCCGGCGTGACCTCGTAGACGCGGATCTCTCCGTCGCGCAGCTCCGCGATCTTGGTGGGAGCGGAGAGGCTGATCTCGTCCAGCCCGTCGAGGCCGTGGACGACCATGGCCCGCTGCAGGCCAAGCTCGCGCAGCGCCGCGGCCAGCTTCTCCACCAGGTCGTCCGCATAGACGCCGATCACTTGCGCTGAGGCGCCCGCGGGATTGGTGAGCGGTCCCAACAGGTTGAAGACGGTGCGGCGGCGGAGCCGTTGCCGCGCTGCCTGCACGCGCTGCATGGCGGAGTGCATGGCTGGCGCAAAGAGGAAGACGATGCCCACCTGCTCGAGACACGCCGCGAGGCGCGGCAGGGGCAGGTCGAGCTTCACGCCCAGCGCCTCCATCACGTCGGCCGAGCCGCACTTGGAGCTGACGCTGCGGTTGCCGTGCTTGGCCACGCGCGCGCCCGCGCCCGCCGCCACCAGTGCCGTGGCGGTCGAGATGTTGAAGGTGACGGCGGCATCGCCGCCGGTGCCGCAGGTGTCGAGCAGGGGGACAGATTGGTGCGGGAGTTCGACGGCGGCGGCGATCTCGTCCCCTAGATCGGCGGCGCGCGGCGCTGCAGGCGCTCCCGGCCAGGGCGTGGCCGCGGCGCGGATAGCCTGGGCGAAGCCGACGATCTCCTCCACCGTCTCGCCTTTGTCGGCGAGGGCGACGAGCAGGGCCGCGATCTGGTCGTCGGCGACGCGGCCCGCGAGGATTTCCTCCATCACCGCGTGCGCTTCGGCGCGGGAGAGCAGCTGGCGCTCCTCGGCGACGCGTTTGAGGGCTTCGGCAAACATGAGGCTCATACCTTAAACCACGTCCCCTGCCGCCTTCAACGCCGCGGAATGTTGTAACCTCTTGCGGTCATGTCGGCCTCGGGATATCGGAGCCAGACGCAAAAGACCTTCCAGCGAGCGGCCCTCGCGGCCGCGCTGGTCTGCGCGCTGGTGGTGCTCGGACTCTCGCGGACGCGCGCCTTCGACTGGCTGGAGAGCGGCGCGTACGACGCCCGCGTGCGCTGGTCGGCGGATCCGGCGCGCGCCGACAAGAGCATCGTCATCATCGATATCGACAACGCCAGCTTCGATGAGCTGAAGGACAAACTGGGCCGCTGGCCGTGGACGCGCCGTGTGTGGACCGAGGTGGTGCGCTACACCGCGCGCGGCAAGCCCAAGGTCATCGTCTTCGACGCCATGTTTAGCGGCAAGGAGAGTCCGGAAGTAGACGATGAGTTTGCGCGCGTGATGAACCAAGCTGGCAACGTGGTGCTCGCCTACACCTTCAGCCCAGCGGAGATGAACCTCACCGAGGAGGCTGCCGCCGCCTCTGCCACAAAGTGGAAGCTGCTCGAGCGCGAGACGGGACGCTCGTCATCGGCAGGACCAGCGGAGCCCGCCTCTCCCTCCAACTCCGCGCTGAATGTGCCCCTCGACGAACTGGCGCAGGCCGCCGCCGGACTGGGCAGCAGCAACTCCACGCCCGACCTCGACGGCACCATCCGTCGGGTTCCGTTGGAGTTTGCCATTCCCGGCGGGAAGGTACGGTCGCTCGCGGCTCGTGCCGCCGATGGGGCTTCAGGAAAGAAGTACGACGGCTATCGCCGCGAGTCCCGCGCGGTTTTACCCGACAGCCACCGCCTTCCCGTGGACGCTTCCGGCCGTATGCTCCTGCTCTGGCACGGCGACGCCTTCGTTTACCGGCGCGTCCCGCTGTGGCAGGTGATTGCTTCCATCTATCCACGGCAATGGGACGAGAAGGTGGAAAGGTTTCCGCCGGAGTTCTTCCGCGACAAGATCGTGCTGCTGGGAGCCAGTGCTACGGGAATCTACGACGCCCATCCCATGCCCTTTGCCGAAGCTGCGCCCGGCTTCATCGCGCATGC belongs to Terriglobales bacterium and includes:
- a CDS encoding LytTR family DNA-binding domain-containing protein, which produces MPLSAVIVDDEQLARDELAFLLKSVGDVDVVAQGKNGMEAVSLIREHSPDVVFLDVQMPGLDGFGVIKRLVDRKVPLPQIVFATAFDQYAVKAFEVNAVDYLLKPFDKKRVILSVQRARKNLHSDAAPAERLESLMKLLEAQKPQNTKVLLKSAGRLILVDQKDICFASIEDGVITMVAASLDGQSNCRTLEELLASLDPNLFWRAHRSFLVNINRIKEVVPWFKSSYQLRMDDKKQTEIPVSRAQTKRLRELFGL
- a CDS encoding phosphatase PAP2 family protein, encoding MATARSSFCSRANFVDRLYFGYFIGLGLAIVVLRHRVPAWPEYLAVHVLCLFFIALLMFTAARSRLARFLHDWYPLLIFIVCFEEVARLSFLVRDGWQDAWFLGLEARLFSVPPTVWLSRFASTLFTELVELGYFSYFLLTMIVGGVLYRRAAKAPFHRLMATTVVSYFLCYAVFLTLPTEGPRHTLAALHTVPLPGGPFHWLVLLIQRHAGVHGNAFPSSHVSAAVVALIYAWRYARRLGAALTPLVILLCIGAVYDRYHYASDIAGGMAVALLAEVMVLGLSRSPSLARLIESGAASAAHSIPR
- the purS gene encoding phosphoribosylformylglycinamidine synthase subunit PurS gives rise to the protein MKAFVYVSLKKTVLDPQGKTIQGALQKMGHKAVEDVRQGKYFELTLDGGLDKTAAVAEVERIAREVLTNPVIEEFTYRIED
- the glmS gene encoding glutamine--fructose-6-phosphate transaminase (isomerizing) translates to MCGIVGYVGKKRVVPVILEGLKRLEYRGYDSAGIAVAGNGKGLQIRRAEGKLRNLEEAIRLKPLDGTYGIGHTRWATHGRPSEENAHPHRDCTGQVVVVHNGIVENYLTLKKKLREEGHKFVTETDTEVIAHLVEKYLVGKKDGPQNPLEEAVRKTVRELTGVFALAVISADEPNKIVAARNGPPAVIGLGKDEYFVASDIPAILYHTRDVFFLADGDLAVITPSGVQLTDFQGQPIVRQVQHITWDPIMAEKGGFKHFMLKEIYEQPRAVRDTTLGRVSLDTGKVFLEEMEITEAEFRSLKKVHIAACGTSWHSALAGKFMIERLARVPVEVDYASEYRYRDPITAADTITLLITQSGETADTIAAQREAKAKGSKTLAICNVVGSMIAREAHGTIYTHAGPEIGVASTKAFTAQLTALFLFSLYLAEIRGVLTGEQAKVLITELTKLPGKLEALLARDEECEDLAKEYFRAQDFLFLGRGIHYPIALEGALKLKEISYIHAEGYPAGEMKHGPNALIDENLPVVVLATRDEADPGSMVRYEKTLSNIREVKARSGTVIAIATEGDEEIRESVDRVIHVPPAPELLLPILEIVPLQLLAYHIAVRRGCDVDQPRNLAKSVTVE
- the rlmB gene encoding 23S rRNA (guanosine(2251)-2'-O)-methyltransferase RlmB, with translation MDVIYGIHAVEEALKARGRAFEYVGVARERKDSRVQRIVEDCRAAGVAVRFLPREQVDRLAGNAAHQGVVAVASAKSYSDIEEVLAHRRGEHAFLVVLDGVEDPHNLGAILRTADAAGADGVVIPERRAVGVTATVAKVSAGASEHLPIARVTNVSRTLEELKSRDVWTVGLDERAPQPYDQLDYKMHCALVLGAEGKGMHELVRKRCDFLVSIPMLGKVPSLNVSVAAAVVMYEMARQRRAGKVDSPRRHGGTEATE
- a CDS encoding acetyl-CoA C-acetyltransferase, whose amino-acid sequence is MGDVFIISAVRTPIGKFGGSLASLTAVDIGVVAAKAALERAGIRAEQVEETIFGNARQAGGGPNPARQVSIRAGVPKEVPAYTVNQACASGMKAIALGFEEIRNGDLECVLAGGTESMSRLPYYLDGARWGYRLGHQELVDGMYRDGFFCPMSKMVMGETAEILAEQYKIARDEQDQFALCSQKRAEAAIQAGRFEAEIAPVTIEGKKGATVFSRDEHPFVGVTMEKLAKLSPVFSKTGSVTAGNSSGITDGAAALVLAGEALVKKNNLKPLARVLAVTSAGVDPRTMGIGPVPALRKMEEKHGLKLSGFDLIELNEAFAAQVLACDRELHMDRDKLNVNGGAIALGHPIGCTGARIAVTLIHEMLKRKSKRGVATLCVSGGMGVALALESAL